In a genomic window of Pirellulaceae bacterium:
- a CDS encoding FAD-dependent oxidoreductase, which yields MGTKNVVVIGGGIWGLSTAYHLASSRQVGSVLLLERNHELADETTRQAAGQVGQLRGTRLMAEGVGYTLELLSNFQQQTGHDPGFFRSGSLHLALNQQRLAAFVSQMPQAAKLGIDVRLASDRLISQIAPSIDQSQIEGAIYLPNDGYVESVQCAKAFAAAAKDCGAEIRLGTEVTGFEIRDQQLIAVLTNQGEIETSAAVITAGPWTRAVAELAAFSVPIQPIRLQQARTVVDPEMPAEHPVVRIPDRSCYLRPEKGGYLYGFFDPDPLAIQLSSQPAGFRTKNIEPPLELMEEARQRLEDLFPRLADLVIEEYRQGMVTCTPDSQYVVGPVLSVKGIWVGSGCGAMGVAGSAAVGRWLSRWIIEGDPGQDLTALRPDRFGDYGRDSKWITDQARKACANYYSLSKGRTYTNLAEQSDR from the coding sequence ATGGGTACGAAAAATGTCGTGGTGATTGGAGGTGGGATTTGGGGGCTCAGCACGGCCTACCATTTGGCAAGCTCGCGACAGGTGGGATCCGTGCTGTTGCTGGAACGCAATCACGAGTTGGCCGATGAGACGACACGGCAAGCAGCAGGCCAAGTTGGCCAGCTGCGCGGCACACGACTCATGGCTGAGGGAGTTGGCTATACGCTCGAATTGCTTTCGAACTTTCAGCAGCAGACGGGGCATGACCCCGGTTTTTTTCGATCCGGTAGTCTCCATCTAGCGCTGAATCAGCAACGGTTGGCTGCTTTTGTTTCACAAATGCCTCAGGCGGCGAAACTCGGAATCGATGTGCGACTTGCGTCCGACCGTTTGATCTCACAAATCGCGCCGTCGATCGATCAATCTCAAATCGAAGGTGCGATTTATCTGCCAAACGACGGATATGTGGAATCAGTCCAATGTGCAAAGGCGTTTGCGGCTGCCGCAAAAGATTGTGGTGCCGAGATACGACTTGGTACCGAAGTCACAGGATTTGAAATCCGCGACCAGCAATTAATCGCTGTTCTTACAAATCAAGGTGAAATCGAAACGTCTGCTGCAGTGATTACTGCCGGACCTTGGACTCGCGCGGTGGCGGAACTTGCCGCCTTTTCGGTGCCCATCCAGCCAATTCGGCTTCAGCAAGCGCGAACGGTTGTCGACCCAGAAATGCCCGCGGAACATCCGGTCGTGCGAATACCGGATCGAAGCTGTTACTTGCGGCCGGAAAAGGGCGGCTACCTCTACGGTTTTTTTGATCCCGATCCTCTCGCGATCCAGCTTTCGTCCCAGCCTGCTGGATTCCGCACGAAAAATATTGAGCCCCCTCTCGAGTTAATGGAGGAAGCACGGCAGCGACTTGAGGATCTATTTCCACGCTTGGCCGATCTAGTGATCGAGGAATATCGCCAAGGTATGGTGACCTGTACTCCCGACAGTCAGTACGTCGTGGGACCCGTCTTAAGTGTGAAGGGAATCTGGGTGGGCTCCGGCTGTGGTGCCATGGGAGTCGCCGGATCTGCTGCGGTGGGGCGTTGGTTGAGTCGCTGGATTATCGAAGGTGATCCCGGGCAAGATCTGACTGCACTTCGGCCCGATCGGTTTGGCGATTACGGTCGAGATTCCAAATGGATTACCGACCAGGCCCGAAAAGCCTGCGCGAATTACTACAGTCTCTCAAAAGGTCGTACCTACACGAATTTAGCTGAACAATCGGATCGCTGA
- the phnY gene encoding phosphonoacetaldehyde dehydrogenase — protein sequence MSNVRSPSSFLSVPAYVAGKAVQSDSKLEVHNPYDGSLVGDIPMLAQQHLEEAICAMLSFSSELTRYQRSEILDQARRLLKERAGEFADLIRLESGLCMRETHYEVGRAQDVLQFAAMEALKDDGQVFSCDVSPQGKPRKIFTTREPLQLMAAITPFNHPLNQVAHKLAPAIAAGVPVILKPSEKTPLTAVKFAELLYEAGLPGPMLSVMLGPIDDFVTPMIRDERVELVSFTGSAAIGKQIAATAGYKKLCLELGGNSPLLILDDADLELAVTLAAEGCFRNSGQRCTAVKRLLVDEAILEEFTGRFVERAKEYLCGDPADGETRVGTVIDEQAAIVLEQRVDDAVAAGAQVLLGGGRQGAQLQPTVIADVPRDADMVVQESFGPLAPIMAVKNLDDAIELANATAFGLSSGVVTQDMGKAIKAIKGIRTGTVNVNQVPGYRIECSPFGGLKDSGLGIKEGVIEAMKFMTNVKTFSLPW from the coding sequence ATGAGCAATGTCAGATCCCCCAGTTCTTTCTTGTCGGTTCCCGCGTATGTGGCAGGCAAAGCCGTTCAGAGTGATTCAAAGCTTGAGGTGCACAACCCCTACGACGGCAGTCTGGTGGGTGACATCCCCATGCTTGCTCAGCAGCATTTGGAGGAAGCCATTTGTGCGATGCTCTCCTTTTCATCGGAGCTGACGCGTTACCAGCGATCGGAGATTCTCGATCAGGCCCGACGTCTGTTGAAAGAACGGGCTGGTGAATTTGCTGACCTTATTCGACTTGAATCGGGTTTGTGTATGCGAGAGACGCATTACGAAGTGGGGCGTGCGCAAGATGTCTTACAGTTTGCCGCGATGGAAGCGTTGAAAGATGACGGGCAGGTTTTTTCTTGTGATGTTTCACCGCAGGGCAAGCCTCGTAAAATATTCACCACCCGCGAGCCGTTGCAATTGATGGCTGCGATCACTCCCTTTAATCATCCCTTAAATCAAGTTGCTCACAAGCTGGCTCCTGCAATTGCCGCTGGAGTTCCCGTTATTTTAAAGCCTTCCGAAAAGACGCCCCTCACCGCGGTGAAGTTTGCTGAATTGCTCTACGAGGCCGGTTTGCCAGGGCCGATGCTGAGCGTCATGTTAGGGCCAATTGACGATTTTGTTACACCGATGATTCGTGACGAACGTGTTGAACTCGTTAGCTTTACCGGCAGTGCTGCGATTGGTAAGCAGATTGCAGCGACGGCTGGTTACAAAAAATTATGTTTGGAATTGGGGGGTAATTCACCCTTGCTGATTCTGGATGATGCGGATCTTGAATTGGCAGTGACTCTGGCCGCCGAAGGTTGCTTCCGGAATTCGGGGCAACGTTGTACAGCTGTTAAGCGATTACTTGTTGATGAAGCGATCCTGGAAGAGTTTACAGGCCGTTTTGTCGAGAGAGCAAAAGAATACCTGTGCGGTGATCCGGCGGATGGTGAGACGCGAGTCGGAACCGTGATTGATGAGCAAGCGGCGATCGTGCTCGAACAACGGGTTGACGATGCGGTTGCAGCCGGAGCTCAAGTGCTGCTCGGTGGTGGGCGCCAGGGCGCTCAATTGCAACCGACGGTGATTGCCGACGTGCCACGTGATGCTGACATGGTCGTGCAGGAGTCCTTTGGGCCACTTGCGCCGATTATGGCGGTCAAGAATTTAGACGATGCGATTGAATTGGCGAATGCGACCGCCTTTGGGCTTTCAAGCGGTGTTGTCACGCAGGATATGGGCAAAGCGATCAAGGCCATTAAAGGGATTCGCACCGGCACCGTGAACGTGAATCAGGTGCCCGGCTACCGCATCGAATGCTCGCCGTTCGGTGGGCTGAAGGATTCGGGATTGGGCATCAAAGAAGGGGTCATCGAAGCCATGAAATTCATGACCAATGTGAAAACATTTTCGCTGCCCTGGTAG